Proteins encoded together in one Telopea speciosissima isolate NSW1024214 ecotype Mountain lineage chromosome 6, Tspe_v1, whole genome shotgun sequence window:
- the LOC122664768 gene encoding protein trichome birefringence-like 19, producing MKLHAIELPSGKQAYSIRNFPITIALVLILTLIPLYYLLPSYASFPWNSSSSKKLSSSSAMPPSSSSSSGGDGASKGLTSSSSSSRECDIFSGEWIPNPEAPYYTNLSCRWAIHEHQNCMKYGRPDLGFTKWRWKPDECELPIFNPVQFFEIVRGKSMAFVGDSVARNHAQSLICLLSRVMYPVDISYTKDEDFKRWNYTTYNFTLSTFWTPYLIKIKEEDANNGLFNLYLDEFDEKWTTQIEQFDYVIISAGHWFYRPIMFYEKGQLLGCQYCFKQNIADLNMSYGYRKAFSTAFKAINSLANYKGLTFLRTFAPSHFENGLWNQGGNCLRTKPFRSNETHLEGKALELYRIQVEEFSIAEREGRKRGLRYGLLDTTQASLLRPDGHPSHYGHWPHENVTLYNDCVHWCLPGPIDTWNDLLLEMLKMEGMKSFDTQVIGT from the exons ATGAAGCTTCACGCCATTGAGCTTCCCTCAGGGAAGCAAGCTTATTCTATAAGAAATTTCCCAATAACTATAGCCTTGGTTCTCATCCTAACCCTTATTCCTCTGTATTACCTATTACCAAGCTATGCTTCATTTCCATGGAACAGTAGTTCTTCAAAGAAGTTATCTTCATCATCTGCAAtgcctccttcttcttcttcttcttctggtggTGATGGTGCTTCAAAGGGCTTaacatcatcttcatcttcaagcaGAGAATGTGATATTTTTAGTGGGGAATGGATTCCAAATCCTGAGGCACCATATTACACGAATTTGAGTTGTCGTTGGGCGATCCATGAACACCAGAATTGCATGAAATATGGAAGACCAGATTTGGGTTTCACGAAGTGGAGGTGGAAACCGGATGAGTGTGAGCTTCCCATCTTCAACCCGGTTCAGTTCTTTGAGATTGTCAGAGGAAAGTCCATGGCCTTTGTTGGAGATTCTGTGGCCAGAAACCATGCGCAGTCCTTGATATGCCTCTTATCTCGG GTGATGTACCCTGTGGACATATCATATACCAAAGACGAAGATTTCAAACGCTGGAACTACACCACctacaattttaccctttccACATTTTGGACTCCATATCTCATTAAGATTAAGGAAGAAGACGCCAATAATGGCCTCTTCAATCTTTACCTTGATGAATTCGATGAGAAATGGACAACCCAGATTGAACAATTCGATTATGTAATCATATCGGCCGGCCACTGGTTTTACCGTCCGATAATGTTTTACGAGAAGGGTCAGCTCTTAGGCTGCCAATACTGCTTCAAACAGAACATTGCAGACCTCAACATGTCCTATGGTTACAGAAAGGCCTTCAGTACAGCTTTCAAAGCAATTAACAGTTTAGCTAACTATAAGGGCTTAACATTTCTCAGAACATTTGCTCCTTCACACTTTGAAAATGGTTTGTGGAATCAGGGAGGGAATTGTTTGAGGACAAAACCCTTTAGAAGCAATGAAACCCATTTAGAGGGAAAGGCTTTGGAGTTGTATAGGATTCAAGTGGAGGAGTTTAGTATTGCAGAGagggaagggaggaagagagggcTGAGATATGGGTTGCTTGATACCACTCAAGCCTCTTTGTTAAGACCAGATGGGCACCCTAGCCATTATGGGCACTGGCCCCATGAGAATGTGACACTGTACAATGACTGTGTGCACTGGTGCTTGCCTGGGCCCATTGACACTTGGAATGATTTGCTACTTGAGATGCTGAAGATGGAGGGGATGAAATCATTTGATACACAAGTGATAGGAACATGA